TGAAAAGCCACAGCAGGATTCTATTCGTTTTGAATTCCTGAATAAGGCGGGAGAGGTGTCTTATTGGTTTGCTTATCATCTGCAAGCAGCAGGGTGGCGGGCTTGCTGGATTTCTTTCGAATATATGCAAGGCGATAAGAAGGACAAAGATATTGTAGCTTACAGGTTAGTTGCCCCCCAACGCAAAGGACGTATTTTTCTTGACCGTCTGATATTCCCGGAAAAGAAGATGAATCTTCGTACCACTCCGGATCAGCAGTTGCCGACTAATAATGGCTTGGCTAACCGTGACCTCTGGCATTGGTGCCTGGTATGGAAGTGGGAGCAACTGTCGTATGATACTCCATTGGCATCCAAGTTGACTGCTCGACAGGCGAAAGACCTGAAAACAATCGAGCAACGTCTGACAGATTTTCTGGAAGTGAAAAAAGCCCCTAAAAAGCAAGTTGATGCCGCTTACGAGACATTTAAAAGAGCGGATATCCGCCCGTCGGCAGCAGGTACGGGATTTACGGGAACACCTATTGTAGCTCCGGACGAACAGAATAAGAAGATAGGAGAGATGTCGTGGAATGATATTGAAACAATGCTTTCCGGTTTTGCGTATGACGTTTATTGCAATCGAAACGAGACATCAAAGAAAAACTACTTCACGGTGTTTGATTATGCTATTGACCAGGGATTTGCCTTTGGTAGCGGTATGGGAACCAATCATCATTATGGTTATCAGATACGTAAGATATATACGACGGCATGGTTGATGCGAGATGAGATCTATAAACATCCCCACAGGGATGCTTATTTGTCGACATTACGTTTCTGGTCTGCTTTGCAGGAGACTCGTCAACCGTGTCCTTTGGAACGGGATGAAATGCTGGATACTTGGCATACGCTTTTAATGGCGAGATTTATCTCTGCTATGATGTTCACGGATGCAAGAGAGCAGGCGCAGGCTTTGGAGGGCCTCTCCCGTTGGGTTTCTTCTTCTTTACACTATTCACCGGGAACAATTGGTGGTATTAAGATAGATGGCACAACTTTTCACCATGGTGGTTTCTATCCGGCATATACGACCGGAGTGCTGGCCGTAATAGGGCAATTCATTGCTTTTACTAACAATACGGATTTTGAACTGACGGAAGAAGCCCGGCAACATATAAAATCCGCATTTATTGCCATGCGCAATTATTGTAATCTTTATGAATGGGGAATTGGTATCAGCGGACGTCATCCTTTCGGTGGAAAAATGGGGAATGATGATGTGGAAGCATTTGCCAATATAGCTTTAGCCGGTGATTTGTCCGGTCGGGGGAATACGTTCGATCATGCTCTGGCAGCAGATTATCTACGGTTAGTACGTGATAGGGATACTCCGAATGCGCGTTTCTTTAAGAAAGAAGGCATCAAGCCTGCACAAGCTCCACAAGGATTTTTTGTTTATAATTACGGTTCGGCAGGTATTTTCCGCCGTGCAGATTGGATGGTGACACTAAAAGGATATACTACTGATGTTTGGGGGGCTGAAATCTATACAAAAGATAATCGTTACGGACGTTATCAGAGTTATGGTTCGGTGCAGATCATGGGAAAAGGAAACCCCGTTTCCCGTACCGGAAGCGGCTTTGTACAGGATGGTTGGGATTGGAACCGCCTGCCGGGTACGACTACTATTCATTTGCCCTTCGAGTTGCTGGATAGTCCGTTAAAGGGTACTACCATGGCTCATTCCAAGGAAAACTTCTCCGGTAGCAGTTCCTTGGAAGGCAAGAATGGCATGTTTGCTATGAAGTTAATGGAGCGTAATTTGGAAAACTTCACTCCTGATTTTGTTGCCCGTAAATCTGTATTCTGCTTCGACAACCGGATGATTTGTCTGGGAACCGGCATAACGAATAGTAATGCCGATTATCCTACGGAAACGACTCTTTTCCAGACGAAATACAACGGCGGAGAACAGAAAGTGGGTAATGACGGCTATTGGTTACATGACGGTTATGACAATTA
The nucleotide sequence above comes from Bacteroides caccae. Encoded proteins:
- a CDS encoding chondroitinase family polysaccharide lyase, which codes for MKKDICFILLFLFVTASSAFAQLIGFESSEVPEAFKTSGKGEAKISSLFYKEGKSSLEWDFQSGSTLNVQIPPLSLKGKTERQYGITLWIYNEKPQQDSIRFEFLNKAGEVSYWFAYHLQAAGWRACWISFEYMQGDKKDKDIVAYRLVAPQRKGRIFLDRLIFPEKKMNLRTTPDQQLPTNNGLANRDLWHWCLVWKWEQLSYDTPLASKLTARQAKDLKTIEQRLTDFLEVKKAPKKQVDAAYETFKRADIRPSAAGTGFTGTPIVAPDEQNKKIGEMSWNDIETMLSGFAYDVYCNRNETSKKNYFTVFDYAIDQGFAFGSGMGTNHHYGYQIRKIYTTAWLMRDEIYKHPHRDAYLSTLRFWSALQETRQPCPLERDEMLDTWHTLLMARFISAMMFTDAREQAQALEGLSRWVSSSLHYSPGTIGGIKIDGTTFHHGGFYPAYTTGVLAVIGQFIAFTNNTDFELTEEARQHIKSAFIAMRNYCNLYEWGIGISGRHPFGGKMGNDDVEAFANIALAGDLSGRGNTFDHALAADYLRLVRDRDTPNARFFKKEGIKPAQAPQGFFVYNYGSAGIFRRADWMVTLKGYTTDVWGAEIYTKDNRYGRYQSYGSVQIMGKGNPVSRTGSGFVQDGWDWNRLPGTTTIHLPFELLDSPLKGTTMAHSKENFSGSSSLEGKNGMFAMKLMERNLENFTPDFVARKSVFCFDNRMICLGTGITNSNADYPTETTLFQTKYNGGEQKVGNDGYWLHDGYDNYYHVVDGTVRSQIAEQESRHEKTRAVTKGKFSSAWIEHGKAPKNGTYEYMVLIQPSAADLDDLQKTPAYEVLQRDQTAHVVYDKKTGITAYAVFEAYQPVTDKVIASIPAETMVMYAKETGKGVRLSVCDPNLNIKEKAYTTKEPSRPIYKKILLKGRWTLKNSMENVRLERQGNDTQLTVTCQHGQPVEVLMENK